In Ipomoea triloba cultivar NCNSP0323 chromosome 15, ASM357664v1, one genomic interval encodes:
- the LOC116007610 gene encoding uncharacterized protein LOC116007610, with amino-acid sequence MSACDGAAASVRSLKFSEISEEDTVRITVDLVAAARRNLGFLKFIAESPFLHQTPAILESIRRYDQLWMPLIYELTNGSTPPMILPPVDIEWVWFCHSLNPVSYRQYCESRFSKVIGKATIFNEENEDYALNRCREIWLCRYPSEPFENECDSKVENQVSSIQEDLLEEVSKQRFLYTKFTEPYYFEIVYLIAARQRYKGFLYMVHRFADSCSKFVPTSDILLMWLTHQSYPTVYAFDTKEIEKELTKVAGTWEVAKKLEIEETKKLWERTFEQPYEKAGGTAIGKDVMVKSPIQWEVTGTDVNTKYKSMLPRFLLELCVMVKLRTKTEIVQWNMSKEFLRLRCVRCHKELKMDTPVSNFTSDTWHKAWHLYCEFGTKGVILELRSRGGRCIKGSKLTEGATFLWNDLLRAPSLSLVTELDQKVRIAASITPPVQASYLLKCVPDRVTDDSGAMISDVILKLNHYRPQEGRWLSRTVLDHAGRECFIIRLRIGGGIWRRGAETPSAVKWEDRIIEVREGCWSYVAGSIGRAPEKIVGTATPKEPPEGCHALWNFSTGNELLVQRGSSNHGSHFAFSLTNHQHPDSTVKLVEGRKMEYEVKDGDTKEVEDEDEGGFLTVVRFSEDNPTGKATGLLNWKLLTLEFSPEEDAVMLLLLCMSIVKSVTEINKEDMGSLLIRRRIKEAKLGNRDWGSVILHPSSYSRSLSSPHVQPWYWHAKALMGLQERDKVPRPTAPLLTYSQAEGGDNLYKRGIIN; translated from the exons ATGTCAGCTTGTGATGGAGCTGCTGCTTCTGTGAGGAGCCTAAAATTTAGTGAAATATCAGAGGAGGACACCGTCAGAATCACTGTGGATCTTGTAGCTGCTGCAAGGAGGAATCTTGGGTTCCTAAAATTTATTGCAGAATCTCCCTTTCTTCACCAAACTCCGGCCATTCTTGAATCCATTAGAAg ATATGATCAGCTATGGATGCCCTTGATATATGAGCTCACAAATGGATCCACACCCCCCATGATTCTTCCTCCTGTTGATATTGAATGGGTTTGGTTCTGTCACTCCTTAAACCCT GTGAGTTATAGGCAATATTGTGAGTCAAGATTCTCAAAAGTGATTGGAAAGGCCACCAtttttaatgaagaaaatgaagattATGCATTGAATAGATGCAGAGAAATTTGGCTATGTAGGTACCCATCTGAGCCTTTTGAGAATGAATGTGATTCAAAAGTGGAAAACCAGGTTTCCTCTATTCAGGAAGATCTGCTGGAGGAAGTATCCAAGCAGAGATTTTTGTACACTAAATTTACAGAGCCGTATTATTTCGAGATTGTATATCTCATAGCAGCAAGGCAGCGGTATAAAGGATTTTTGTATATGGTGCATAGATTTGCCGATAGCTGCTCCAAATTCGTGCCAACTTCGGATATTCTCCTAATGTGGTTGACCCATCAG AGCTATCCGACAGTGTATGCATTTGATACCAAAGAGATAGAGAAAGAACTAACTAAAGTAGCGGGCACATGGGAGGTTGCGAAGAAATTAGAGATCGAAGAGACCAAGAAACTGTGGGAGAGGACGTTTGAACAACCATATGAGAAAGCGGGAGGCACAGCCATAGGAAAGGATGTTATGGTCAAGTCGCCTATCCAATGGGAAGTCACGGGCACCGATGTCAACACAAAATACAAGTCCATGCTACCCAGATTCTTACTAGAG CTATGTGTAATGGTGAAACTAAGAACCAAAACCGAAATTGTGCAATGGAACATGTCAAAAGAGTTTTTGCGACTACGATGTGTAAGATGCCACAAAGAGCTGAAAATGGATACACCCGTATCCAACTTCACCTCAGACACATGGCACAAAGCCTGGCATCTTTACTGTGAATTTGGAACCAAAGGGGTGATTCTCGAGCTTCGTAGCCGTGGTGGCCGCTGCATTAAGGGAAGTAAGCTGACAGAAGGCGCAACATTTCTTTGGAATGATTTATTACGTGCACCCTCTCTTTCTCTAGTAACGGAGTTGGATCAGAAAGTGAGGATAGCTGCCTCAATCACTCCACCCGTTCAAGCATCGTACTTGCTGAAATGTGTCCCTGATCGGGTTACAGATGATTCGGGAGCAATGATATCGGATGTTATTTTGAAGCTGAACCACTATCGACCTCAGGAAGGTCGATGGTTGTCTCGAACTGTTTTAGACCACGCGGGCAGAGAGTGTTTCATCATTCGATTAAG AATCGGGGGAGGAATCTGGAGGAGAGGGGCGGAAACTCCATCAGCAGTGAAATGGGAGGACCGGATTATAGAAGTACGAGAAGGCTGTTGGTCATATGTTGCTGGTTCCATAGGAAGAGCTCCAG AGAAAATTGTGGGGACTGCTACACCAAAGGAACCACCAGAAGGATGCCATGCTTTATGGAACTTCTCTACAGGCAATGAGCTGTTAGTACAACGAGGATCATCAAATCACGGTTCACATTTTGCTTTTAGTCTAACAAATCACCAACATCCAGATTCAACG GTAAAGTTGGTTGAAGGGCGGAAGATGGAGTATGAAGTGAAAGACGGAGATACAAAGGAAGTAGAGGATGAAGACGAAGGTGGGTTTTTGACAGTTGTTAGGTTCTCGGAGGACAACCCGACAGGAAAAGCCACCGGGCTTCTGAACTGGAAGCTACTGACGCTAGAGTTTTCGCCCGAAGAAGATGCAGTGATGCTACTTCTTCTGTGCATGTCCATAGTCAAAAGCGTGACAGAAATAAACAAGGAAGACATGGGGAGCCTGCTGATCAGGAGAAGAATAAAGGAAGCGAAACTAGGAAACAGAGATTGGGGCTCGGTCATTCTCCACCCTTCTTCGTATTCTCGTTCCCTTTCTTCCCCTCATGTTCAGCCTTGGTACTGGCACGCCAAGGCCTTGATGGGGTTGCAAGAACGAGATAAAGTCCCCAGGCCAACTGCTCCATTGCTGACATATTCCCAGGCAGAAGGAGGCGATAATTTGTACAAGCGGggtataataaattaa